One region of Salvia miltiorrhiza cultivar Shanhuang (shh) chromosome 3, IMPLAD_Smil_shh, whole genome shotgun sequence genomic DNA includes:
- the LOC131018676 gene encoding mitotic checkpoint serine/threonine-protein kinase BUB1-like: MDGSSDYERVFKEIEEHRICIRKALLYESFALFLEAKGRLIDACMIYHLGISRNAEPLGRLKKAQVLFLERMSERVTNGSFQKMKNDISVEDGENFINPWSVSTLKNLLQKMNSKVVEYEDAMNCNVVTGGSMDEVLCIYYTIEMLQILETLHGAAMIHGDFKPDNLLIRYSRLTAYLAPVAMLLSMRQLEECVMNLW; this comes from the exons ATGGATGGTAGCTCAGATTATGAAAGAGTTTTTAAGGAAATAGAGGAGCACAGGATTTGCATACGCAAAGCGCTGCTTTATGAATCATTTGCTTTGTTTCTGGAAGCAAAAGGCAGACTGATAGATGCTTGTATGATTTATCATCTTGGCATCTCAAG AAATGCTGAGCCACTGGGGAGACTAAAAAAAGCTCAGGTTCTATTTCTCGAGAGAATGTCTGAAAGAGTAACTAATGGATCATTTCAAAAG ATGAAAAATGACATTTCTGTAGAGGACGGAGAGAATTTTATTAATCCATGGTCTGTCTCAACCCTCAAAAATCTACTGCAAAAGATGAATTCTAAAGTTGTGGAATATGAG GATGCCATGAACTGTAATGTGGTTACAGGTGGATCTATGGACGAAGTATTATGTATCTATTACACCATTGAGATGCTTCAAATCCTAGAGACTCTGCATGGTGCTGCAATGATCCATGGCGACTTCAAACCCGATAATTTGCTCATACGATATTCTAG GTTGACAGCATACTTGGCGCCCGTGGCGATGCTTTTGAGCATGAGGCAACTAGAAGAATGCGTAATGAATTTATGGTAG